Sequence from the Streptomyces sp. R33 genome:
CCCCGACAACATCACGCTGGCGCTGGTCAGGATCGGCGCCTGAGGGGTGCCGTCAAGGTCCCCTAGCGACCCGTGCGGCGGGGCTTTCCGCCCTTGCCACCCTTGGCGCCGCCCTTCGCCCCGCCCTTCGCCCCGCCGGAGGCGCCGCGCGGGTTCTTGCCGCCCGACTTGCCGGCCGTGGGCTTGCGCCCTGCGCCGGCCGCTTCGGGGCGCTTGCGCTGCTTCGGCTGCGGCGGGGTCGGGGCGCCGCGGCCGCGCGTGCTGTTGACGGTCCGGCCGCGCACGATCCCGATGAACTCCTCGACCAGGTCGGTGGGTTCGCCGTCCGGGAACGACAGCGCGACCCGGGACTCGGGGGCGTTCGTGACCGTCCGGTACGTGAGGTCCTTGCGGTGGTGCAGCCGCGCGAGGGACTGCGGGACGACGAGGACGCCGATCCCGGCCGCCACCAGCTCGATCGCGTCCGCCGTCGTGGCGGGGCGATCGAGCGCGGGCCGCCCGGGCAGGCTCTCCCAGTCCAGCGTGTCGTCGAGGGGGTGCAGCACGATCTCGTCGGCGAGGTCCTCGGTGGACACCTCCTCCACGGCGGCCACGATGTGGTCCTTCGGGACCACGACGACCGTGTTCTCGGTGTAGAGGGGGATGGCGGCCAGGCCCGTCCGGTCGATCGGCAGCCGCACGAACCCGGCGTCGGCGTCGCTGCCCCGCAGCATGTCGGGGGCTTCGGCGGCGGACACCTGGAGGAGGGTCAGCGGGACGTCGGGCAGGCGCTCGTTCCAGATCCGCACCCACTTGCCGGGCGTCACCCCGGGGACGTACGCCAGCCGGAACGAAGGAGATGCCGAGGGAGATGCTTCCGAGCCTGTCACCCGGCCAGGTTACCGGCCGTGGTCAGAAGTAGCGCACACGCTCGATACTCTTGACCCCATGACGTCGCACAAGACCACCCAGACCATGAAGCCCGCCACCGCGGCGAAGAAGCTGGGTGTGTACCTCGAAGCCACCCCCGCTGAGTTCCAGGAGGGGGTCGTGACCCGCAGCGAGCTGAACGCGCTGCAGGCCGAGCCGCCCCAGTGGCTGCAGGATCTGCGACGGTCCGGCCCGCACCCCCGGCCGGTGGTCGCGGCCAAGCTCGGCGTCTCGATCGCCGGTCTCGCGCGCGGCGGGGTCACCGAGGCCCTCACCACGGAGCAGATCGACGCGCTGAAGCAGGAGAACCCGGAGTGGCTCCAGAAGGAGCGCACCACCCAGGCCGAGGTCCGCAAGGAAGCGGTCCGCATCAAGGAGAAGCACGCGGAGCGCGCAGAGCGGACCCAGCGGTCCGACTCCTGACCGGCGTGCGCCGCGGGCGCCGCCGATGCCCCGAAGTGCCCCGTCCCGGGCCGATCGGGTAGAGATCACCGGAATGCGGACGGCGCGCCGCGGGCAGAGCTGCGGGGTGATCTCGCAACTCCTCGCCAAGTTCCGGCGCCCCGGCGCACTCGTCTTCTCGGCCGACTTCGGCTCGACGTCCCGGTGGGTCGCCGGGCGGTCCTGGGCCTATCCCGACGGCGGTCCGGTCAATCCGGGCGACAGCAAACTCGATCATCTGACCGACGATCCCGCCTACAGCCGCAGCGGGACCTTCCGCGCCACCCGGCGGCCGGACGGCAACTGGGACACCGGCCTGCTGACCACCGAGGGCAGCGACGAGGGGTTCCTGCTGCGCGCGGAGGACGTGCTGGAAGCCCGGGTCCGATTGCCGGAGGCGGCCGGCGCCTGGCCCGCGATCTGGACCTGGCGGGACGGCGGCCAGGAGGTCGACGTCTTCGAGTACCACCCCGACAACCCGGACCTGCTGGAACTCTCCAACCACGTCCGGGGCGGCGGATCGCACTACTTCCGCGACGCCGCCGTCCAGCCCGGCGCATGGGTCGACCTCAAGGTCAAGTTCGGTGCGAACTCGGTCGTGTGGTGGGTCAACGGCACCCGCGCGTACGCCGACCGCAGCGGGGTGGGCCGGCGCTGGCGGGCGTACATCATCGTGAACCTGTCGGTGAGCGCGGGCCGCTACCACCCGGCCCCCGACCCGGCCGTCTCCGAGATGTCGTACGAAGTCTCCGACCTCCGCGTCTACCGCTCCTAGCCGTGCCCCACCGCCGCCGCCAGGCGCTCTTCCAGCCGTCGGAAGTTGCGCTCCCCGACCGCGCGCCAGATCACCCGGGGCGCCAGCGGCAGGTGCGCCATGATCAGTATCTGCTCCCCCGGGTCCGCGTCCTTGAGGATCATCCCGAGGACGGTGAGGAGCCTGCTCTTGGGCAGGGCGGCGCTGGCCGCGTCGCCGATCTCGTCCCACTCCGCCTGCGACACCACTGCCGGGACGAGCGGCAGCGCCTCGCGTTCCTCCTGGTCGAAGTGTTCCCCGACGGCCTGCGACACCTGCTCGAGCGCGGCGGCCAGCTCCTCTCCCCGGGCGCTCGCCCCGCCGGCCGTCCACGGCCCGAGGAGGGCGTCCGCCCGTTCGAGGCGGGCCGCCAGGTCGGCGTGCTGGACCCGCATGCGCTTCCACAACTCGCTTTGCCCGGGCGCGCGTTCGGCCAGCTTGGGCCACAGCAGCCGGGCCTCGACCTCGTGGTGGTGGTGCAGGGTGTCCAGCAGCAGCGCCACCCGGTCGGCGACCAGCCTGACCTGCGCGCGGCTCCCGTGGCGCACCCCGCGCACCCGGCCCGCCGCCTCCCGGAACTCACGCCGGAACATCCGGTGGACCACCACCATGTCGTGCGTGGTGATCGGTTTCCCCTGGTTCTCCATCGACGTCGACATCGCCCGTGACCCCCGTCCTGGTGGGATTACCGGGTTCCAGCGTGGGGGCCGGCCAGCCGTCTCCACCAGGGGCGCACGACGGCGCTCCAGCGCCCCCGGGGAGCCTGGTCTACACCAGGGTGCGGACTCTCTGGTCGCCGAGGTCGTAGCGGGCGGCGACGACGGCCAGCTTGCCGGTGGCCATGCGGCGGGCGATGTCGGATTCGGCGGCGAGCCGGTCGCGGGTGCGCCGGGCGTGCGCGTCGATGGTGGCGGCGATACGGGCCTCGCCCTGCTGGCCGTGGTCGATGGAGGGCCGGATCTGGTCGGCCAGGTACTGGATGTGCGCGGGCAGCTGCTCGCCGGTCTCGTCGGCGTGGACGGCGGCGCGGACCGCCCCGCAGGACTGGTGGCCGAGGACCAGCACCAGCGGTATCTCGAGTTCCAGCGCCCCGTACGCGACGCTGCCGAGCACGGCTTCGTCGAGCACCTCGCCCGCGGAGCGCACCGTCAGGAGGTCGCCGAGTCCCTGGTCGAAGACGAGCTCCGGCGGGACGCGGGAGTCGATGCAGCCGAGGACGATCGCGAAGGGGTGCTGGGCCCGGGTGAGTTGGAGCCGTACGGACGGCGACTCGTGCGGGTGCTCCTGGTGGTACGTGCGCCAGCGCCGGTTCCCGGCGGTCAGCCGGCGCAGGGCCTCCTCCGGGGAGACGGGCCGCCCGGCGGTCTCCGGCGCGATGGGTGCAGGAGCGGGAGCCGGGGCGGCGGAGGCGGTGAAGGCGGAACCGAGGGTGAGGACGGACCCGACGGCCGCCGAACCCGCCACGGCGGCGCGGAGCAGGCCGCGACGGCTGGGCGAAGGGGCCTCGACTGTCTGCGTGTTCGAATACATCGCGGGACCGTAACCCGGCGTCCGGGCCACCCGGCCGGGCGAGGGCAGGAATGGCGGGATGCCCGCCCGGATCCGGCCGAAACGAACCACGCCGAGATACACGTCTCAGCCTGTGGACGGCCGAGCCCCGCCGGGGGCACCGCACGCCCGGCGAGGACAATGGGCGCCATGCGTATTCGAGCAGTGCACACCGATGAACTGCCCCTGCTCCAGGCCATCGAGAGAGCGGCCGGGGAATGCTTCCGCGGCATCGGCATGCCGGAGATCGCCGACGACGAACCGCTGCCGCTCGACGAACTCGCCCGCTACCAGCGGGCCGGACTGGCCTGGGCCGCGGTCACGGAGGCCGATGCTCCGCTGGCCTACCTCATCGCCGACCGCGTCGACGGCAACCTCCACATCGAGCAGGTCTCCGTGCATCCGGACGGCGCGCGCCGCCGCATCGGCCGGTCGCTGCTGGACCATCTGGCGGCCCGGGCGGCAGCCGAGTCCATACCGGCGCTGACCCTCACCACGTTCGAGGACGTCCCGTGGAACGCCCCGTACTACGCCCGCTGCGGTTTCGAGCGCCTCGCCGACGGGGAGCTCAGCCCTGGCCTGAAGGACATCCGCGACCGCGAAGCGGAACACGGCCTGGACCGCTGGCCGCGGATCTGCATGCGCCGGGTCCTGTGATGTGCGGGACGGGGGTGGAGGTCCGCGGGTGCGCGGACCTCGTCACCCCGTCGCGCTGACGCTTCGGACGGCGCGGTCAGACGGGGCCGTCCTTGCCGTCGAGACGGGTGCGGCCGAACTGTTCGTCGAGGACCGACAGCCGGCGCCAGTACTCGTCCTCGTCGATCTCGCCGGTGGCGAACCGGCGGCCCAGGATCGCGATCGGCGATTTCTCGCCGTACGAGCCGCGGGTCGCGGCCCACGGTCCGCGCGGGCCGCGGCCGCCGCGCCACACCGTACGGCGCAGGACCGTGACGACGCCGAAGACGACGGCCGCCCAGATCAGCGGGACGAACAGGATCCACGGGCCGGGCCCGTCGTACGCCAGGGTGTTCATCTCGGTTCAGCTCCTCGGAAGGGGTTGCCTTGTCACTTCCGAGACTCGCCCCGGGAGGGTGCCCGGGTCGTCGTACGGCCGGCGGCAGTCCGGGTACGACCGCGGGAGTAGCCCACCGCGGAAGCGGCTTCAGCCCAGCCAGCCGGGCCTGACCAGCCCCGACTCGTACGCCAGCACCACCAGCTGGGCCCGGTCCCGCGCGCCGAGCTTGATCATGGCCCGGCTGACGTGCGTCTTCGCGGTCAGCGGGCTGACCACCAGCCGGCGGGCGATCTCCTCGTTGGACAGGCCGAGGCCCACCAGGGCCATCACCTCGCGCTCCCGCTCGGTCAGCCGCTCCAGCTCCGCCGCCGCCTCGGGCACTTTCGACCGGGCCGCGAACTCCGCGATCAGCCGGCGCGTGACCCCGGGCGAGAGCAGCGAGTCTCCCGCCACCACGGCCCGTACGGCACGCAGCAGTTCCTCCGGCTCCGTGTCCTTGACCAGGAAGCCGGACGCGCCGGAGCGGATCGCCTCGAAGACGTACTCGTCGAGCTCGAAGGTGGTCAGCATGACCACCCTCACCGCGCTCAGCCCCGGGTCCCCGGTGATCGTGCGGGTGGCGGCCAGGCCGTCGAGCACCGGCATCCGGATGTCCATCAGGGCCACGTCCGGGCGTAGTTCGCGCGCCAGCCGGACGGCCTCGGCCCCGTCGGCGGCCTCGCCCGCAACCTCGATGTCCGGCTGCGCGTCGAGCAGCGCACGGAAGCCGGCCCGCACCAGTGCCTGGTCGTCGGCGAGCAGTACGCGGATCACGAGTTCTCCTCGGTTCCCAGCGGGAGCCGGGCCAGTACCCGGAAGCCGCCGTCCGGCCGGGGGCCGGCCTCGATGGTGCCGCCCTGCGCGGCGGCGCGCTCGCGCATCCCGATCAGGCCGGTGCCGCTGCCGCCGGCGTCGCCGCCGGTGGCCGGCCCGTCGTCGTCCACGCGCAGTTCGAGCACGCCGGGCGGCCGGGCGATACGGATCCTGGCGGTCCGGGAGCCCGAGTGGCGCACCACGTTGGTGAGCGCCTCCTGCAGGATCCGGAACGCGGCGAGATCCGTGCCCGGCGGCAGCCCCCGGGCTGCGGCCTCCCCCTCCACCGAGACGGTGAGCCCGGCCGAGGCCGCCTGGTCGACCAGTTCGGGGAGCCGGCCGAGCCCGGGGGCGGGTGTGCGGGGTGCCTCGCCGGGGGCGCGCAGGGTGTTCAGGACCTGCCGGACCTCGCCGAGCGC
This genomic interval carries:
- a CDS encoding LysR family substrate-binding domain-containing protein: MTGSEASPSASPSFRLAYVPGVTPGKWVRIWNERLPDVPLTLLQVSAAEAPDMLRGSDADAGFVRLPIDRTGLAAIPLYTENTVVVVPKDHIVAAVEEVSTEDLADEIVLHPLDDTLDWESLPGRPALDRPATTADAIELVAAGIGVLVVPQSLARLHHRKDLTYRTVTNAPESRVALSFPDGEPTDLVEEFIGIVRGRTVNSTRGRGAPTPPQPKQRKRPEAAGAGRKPTAGKSGGKNPRGASGGAKGGAKGGAKGGKGGKPRRTGR
- a CDS encoding DUF5997 family protein — encoded protein: MTSHKTTQTMKPATAAKKLGVYLEATPAEFQEGVVTRSELNALQAEPPQWLQDLRRSGPHPRPVVAAKLGVSIAGLARGGVTEALTTEQIDALKQENPEWLQKERTTQAEVRKEAVRIKEKHAERAERTQRSDS
- a CDS encoding beta-glucanase; protein product: MRTARRGQSCGVISQLLAKFRRPGALVFSADFGSTSRWVAGRSWAYPDGGPVNPGDSKLDHLTDDPAYSRSGTFRATRRPDGNWDTGLLTTEGSDEGFLLRAEDVLEARVRLPEAAGAWPAIWTWRDGGQEVDVFEYHPDNPDLLELSNHVRGGGSHYFRDAAVQPGAWVDLKVKFGANSVVWWVNGTRAYADRSGVGRRWRAYIIVNLSVSAGRYHPAPDPAVSEMSYEVSDLRVYRS
- a CDS encoding hemerythrin domain-containing protein — protein: MSTSMENQGKPITTHDMVVVHRMFRREFREAAGRVRGVRHGSRAQVRLVADRVALLLDTLHHHHEVEARLLWPKLAERAPGQSELWKRMRVQHADLAARLERADALLGPWTAGGASARGEELAAALEQVSQAVGEHFDQEEREALPLVPAVVSQAEWDEIGDAASAALPKSRLLTVLGMILKDADPGEQILIMAHLPLAPRVIWRAVGERNFRRLEERLAAAVGHG
- a CDS encoding carbonic anhydrase produces the protein MYSNTQTVEAPSPSRRGLLRAAVAGSAAVGSVLTLGSAFTASAAPAPAPAPIAPETAGRPVSPEEALRRLTAGNRRWRTYHQEHPHESPSVRLQLTRAQHPFAIVLGCIDSRVPPELVFDQGLGDLLTVRSAGEVLDEAVLGSVAYGALELEIPLVLVLGHQSCGAVRAAVHADETGEQLPAHIQYLADQIRPSIDHGQQGEARIAATIDAHARRTRDRLAAESDIARRMATGKLAVVAARYDLGDQRVRTLV
- a CDS encoding GNAT family N-acetyltransferase — protein: MRIRAVHTDELPLLQAIERAAGECFRGIGMPEIADDEPLPLDELARYQRAGLAWAAVTEADAPLAYLIADRVDGNLHIEQVSVHPDGARRRIGRSLLDHLAARAAAESIPALTLTTFEDVPWNAPYYARCGFERLADGELSPGLKDIRDREAEHGLDRWPRICMRRVL
- a CDS encoding SHOCT domain-containing protein — its product is MNTLAYDGPGPWILFVPLIWAAVVFGVVTVLRRTVWRGGRGPRGPWAATRGSYGEKSPIAILGRRFATGEIDEDEYWRRLSVLDEQFGRTRLDGKDGPV
- a CDS encoding response regulator: MIRVLLADDQALVRAGFRALLDAQPDIEVAGEAADGAEAVRLARELRPDVALMDIRMPVLDGLAATRTITGDPGLSAVRVVMLTTFELDEYVFEAIRSGASGFLVKDTEPEELLRAVRAVVAGDSLLSPGVTRRLIAEFAARSKVPEAAAELERLTEREREVMALVGLGLSNEEIARRLVVSPLTAKTHVSRAMIKLGARDRAQLVVLAYESGLVRPGWLG